A genomic window from Cloacibacillus evryensis DSM 19522 includes:
- the rbfA gene encoding 30S ribosome-binding factor RbfA, which yields MATYRIDRINKEFLRLISEMLQTRIKRAEAAEAVLTRVSVSRDLSYAKVFYTLIDQDGREKVQAVLDSAAGPLRSMLGKEMHLRTIPELHFCYDDSENKARAMDELLDRVAELDARQKAERDARQ from the coding sequence ATGGCGACCTATCGAATTGACAGGATAAATAAAGAATTTCTGCGTCTCATATCCGAGATGCTGCAGACGCGGATAAAAAGGGCGGAGGCGGCGGAGGCCGTGCTCACCAGGGTCTCCGTATCGCGCGACCTGAGCTACGCGAAGGTCTTTTACACCCTTATAGATCAGGATGGCCGCGAAAAGGTCCAGGCCGTGCTTGATTCGGCGGCCGGCCCGCTCCGTTCGATGCTTGGCAAGGAGATGCACCTGCGCACGATACCGGAACTTCATTTCTGCTACGACGATTCGGAAAACAAAGCGCGGGCGATGGACGAACTGCTTGACAGAGTCGCGGAGCTTGACGCCCGGCAGAAAGCCGAAAGGGACGCGCGGCAGTGA
- a CDS encoding DHH family phosphoesterase — translation MTGVNALFDEVLEKLKKYGSWVILCHENPDGDTLGCAFALYSFGKREGKRVSIVSKDTLPEVFSFFPFADELLVTKRLAPDEVKEALLISVDISTEKRALANMPELLSACADSVNIDHHGDNTRFAKTNLIVPEASATAEVITALLEAYGKGISEREASALYTALVTDNGNFRYNSTSIESHRCAQILLKSGAKPAEIDDRINENMTDKILRLWGLALSRAELFAGGRCALFWLRGHEIDGADADSSALDGLVNMLMRVKGVKIALFLAEKNGGCKLSVRSRAPYSARELAAVFGGGGHVNAAGAKIPGDLDGTLASVKKEAEKYVAFGNPSAQ, via the coding sequence GTGACGGGTGTGAACGCCCTCTTCGACGAGGTGCTCGAAAAACTTAAAAAATATGGTTCGTGGGTGATCCTCTGTCACGAAAACCCGGACGGAGACACGCTTGGATGCGCCTTTGCCCTTTATTCCTTCGGCAAAAGAGAGGGCAAACGGGTCTCTATCGTTTCGAAAGATACGCTGCCGGAAGTGTTCTCGTTCTTCCCGTTTGCGGATGAGCTGCTCGTGACGAAGAGGCTCGCTCCCGACGAGGTGAAAGAGGCGCTGCTGATATCGGTCGACATCAGCACGGAGAAGCGCGCCCTCGCGAACATGCCGGAACTGCTATCCGCCTGCGCGGACTCCGTCAATATAGACCATCACGGCGACAACACGAGATTCGCGAAGACGAATCTCATCGTGCCGGAGGCCTCGGCTACCGCCGAGGTGATCACGGCGCTGCTTGAGGCGTATGGGAAAGGTATCTCCGAGAGAGAGGCCTCGGCGCTTTACACGGCGCTGGTGACCGACAACGGCAACTTCCGCTATAACTCGACGTCGATCGAGAGCCATCGGTGCGCCCAGATCCTGCTCAAGTCGGGAGCCAAACCGGCGGAGATAGACGACCGCATCAACGAAAACATGACGGATAAGATATTGCGCCTCTGGGGACTCGCGCTGTCCCGCGCGGAGCTCTTCGCCGGAGGAAGGTGCGCCCTGTTCTGGCTCCGCGGTCACGAGATCGACGGGGCGGACGCGGACTCGAGCGCCCTCGACGGCCTGGTCAACATGCTGATGCGCGTCAAGGGCGTGAAGATCGCGCTTTTCCTCGCGGAGAAAAACGGCGGCTGCAAACTTAGTGTGAGGAGCCGCGCTCCCTACAGCGCCCGCGAACTTGCCGCGGTGTTTGGCGGCGGCGGCCACGTGAACGCTGCCGGCGCAAAAATACCCGGCGACCTCGATGGAACGCTTGCGTCGGTGAAAAAAGAGGCTGAGAAGTATGTCGCTTTCGGGAATCCTTCCGCTCAATAA
- the infB gene encoding translation initiation factor IF-2, which yields MSKIRVYDLAKMLEKSNTEMVEILTGLGVKIKSHMSSIDEELVPMVRESLKEAKAAATQQAIEEISTYPTVIVAEGASVSDVAARIGEKAGSAVKALMMEGLMMPATTKADEKVLQLLGKAFKRNFVFGKEPEKAEPEAAPAAAAEISAPPAAHTPRPQQSVKKAKGKDKSKKKHGGGEAETRPPIITVMGHVDHGKTTLLDNIRKTHVTEKEAGGITQHIGASRVDYNGNTLVFLDTPGHEAFTSMRARGAQVTDIAILVVAADDGIKPQTIEALNHAKAAGVPIVVAVNKMDKPEAKPERVRQQLSDYGLVPEEWGGDTIMVDVAAKQGLHVDELLEMLLIVAEMQELKADPKAAPTGTVIEANLDKGKGPVATVIVQEGTLHRGDIIHTGTAWGKIRAMIDDKGNNVNSAGPSMPVEILGLENVPQPGEKFTTLSSEREARDLISQSEFERRETDQSKTKRLTLEELYEKMQTEEIPQLRIVLKTDVQGSLEAFHSSLMKMSTDAVSVNIVHEGVGRISESDVMLASASNAIVIGFNVRPDSNAKKIAENEGVQIRLYQVIYDMLDDVKAAMEGMLAPELREHTLGTAEIREIFRVPKIGSIAGCRVTEGLLRRSAKVRLIRDGVVFWNGELSSLKHFKDDVREIKAGNECGLSFEKFQDFKVGDVIEAYEILKEKKTLD from the coding sequence ATGAGTAAAATCAGAGTATATGATCTGGCGAAGATGCTCGAAAAAAGCAATACGGAGATGGTAGAGATACTGACCGGGCTCGGAGTCAAAATCAAATCGCATATGAGTTCAATAGACGAGGAGCTCGTCCCGATGGTCAGGGAGTCTCTCAAAGAGGCTAAGGCGGCCGCCACACAGCAGGCCATAGAGGAGATCTCAACATATCCGACGGTGATCGTGGCAGAGGGGGCCTCCGTCTCCGATGTCGCGGCGCGGATCGGTGAAAAGGCCGGCAGCGCGGTCAAAGCCCTGATGATGGAGGGGCTCATGATGCCGGCGACGACGAAAGCCGATGAAAAGGTGCTGCAGCTTTTAGGCAAAGCCTTCAAGCGGAACTTTGTTTTCGGCAAGGAGCCGGAAAAGGCGGAACCCGAAGCGGCGCCAGCGGCGGCTGCGGAGATATCCGCCCCGCCCGCGGCGCATACGCCCCGCCCGCAGCAGAGCGTTAAAAAAGCCAAGGGCAAGGACAAATCAAAGAAAAAACACGGCGGCGGCGAGGCTGAGACGCGCCCGCCGATCATCACCGTCATGGGCCACGTCGACCACGGAAAGACGACGCTGCTCGACAATATCAGGAAGACGCACGTTACCGAAAAAGAGGCCGGAGGCATCACTCAGCACATCGGAGCCTCCCGCGTCGACTACAACGGCAACACCCTTGTATTCCTGGACACGCCGGGGCACGAGGCGTTTACCTCGATGCGCGCGCGCGGCGCTCAGGTGACGGACATCGCGATCCTAGTGGTGGCCGCCGACGACGGGATCAAACCGCAGACGATAGAGGCGCTCAACCACGCTAAGGCGGCGGGCGTTCCCATCGTCGTCGCCGTCAACAAGATGGACAAGCCGGAGGCGAAGCCGGAGAGGGTGCGCCAGCAGCTTTCCGATTACGGCCTCGTTCCCGAAGAGTGGGGCGGCGATACGATAATGGTCGATGTGGCGGCCAAACAGGGGCTCCACGTCGACGAACTTCTTGAGATGCTGCTTATCGTCGCCGAGATGCAGGAGCTCAAGGCCGATCCCAAGGCCGCGCCGACCGGCACCGTCATCGAGGCTAACCTTGACAAAGGCAAGGGCCCTGTGGCGACGGTCATCGTCCAGGAGGGCACTCTCCATCGCGGCGACATCATCCACACCGGTACGGCGTGGGGCAAGATACGCGCGATGATAGACGACAAGGGGAACAACGTGAATTCAGCCGGCCCCAGTATGCCGGTCGAGATACTCGGCCTTGAGAACGTGCCGCAGCCGGGAGAGAAGTTCACCACGCTCTCTTCGGAGCGGGAGGCGCGCGACCTCATCTCGCAGAGCGAGTTTGAGCGCCGTGAGACGGACCAGAGCAAAACCAAGCGTCTGACGCTCGAAGAGCTGTACGAAAAAATGCAGACGGAAGAGATACCGCAGCTCCGCATAGTCCTCAAGACGGACGTGCAGGGCTCGCTGGAAGCCTTCCACTCTTCGCTGATGAAGATGAGCACCGATGCTGTCTCGGTCAATATCGTGCATGAGGGCGTCGGCCGCATCTCCGAATCCGACGTCATGCTTGCCTCGGCCTCCAACGCCATCGTGATCGGCTTTAACGTCCGCCCCGACAGCAACGCGAAGAAGATCGCCGAAAACGAGGGAGTCCAGATCCGCCTTTACCAGGTAATTTACGATATGCTGGACGATGTCAAGGCGGCTATGGAAGGTATGCTCGCGCCCGAACTGCGCGAACATACGCTCGGCACGGCGGAAATACGCGAGATATTCCGTGTGCCGAAGATCGGCAGTATCGCGGGCTGCCGCGTTACCGAGGGGCTTCTCCGCAGAAGCGCCAAGGTGCGCCTCATCCGCGACGGCGTAGTCTTCTGGAACGGAGAACTCTCAAGCCTCAAGCACTTCAAGGACGACGTGCGCGAGATCAAAGCCGGCAACGAGTGCGGGCTAAGTTTTGAGAAGTTCCAGGACTTCAAGGTCGGCGACGTTATAGAGGCTTACGAGATACTAAAAGAGAAAAAGACTCTGGATTAG
- a CDS encoding DUF503 domain-containing protein: MSFWIAAARLSLRLPFAGSLKDRRHVVRSLTDGVRSRFAISVSDLGPDGCHNAAELGFAAAGSSSAELDERMGNLEKYLYQREEEGEFEISGFSLEVFNYGDLSN; the protein is encoded by the coding sequence ATGTCCTTTTGGATAGCCGCGGCCCGGCTTTCGCTGAGGCTCCCGTTCGCGGGGAGCCTCAAAGACCGCAGACATGTGGTGCGCTCTCTCACAGACGGGGTGCGCAGCCGTTTTGCCATCTCAGTCTCCGATTTGGGGCCGGACGGATGCCATAACGCCGCCGAGCTTGGATTCGCGGCGGCCGGCTCCTCTTCCGCGGAGCTGGATGAGAGAATGGGCAACTTGGAAAAGTATCTGTATCAGAGGGAAGAAGAGGGAGAATTCGAGATAAGCGGATTTTCGCTGGAGGTGTTCAATTATGGCGACCTATCGAATTGA